The following proteins are encoded in a genomic region of Methylococcales bacterium:
- a CDS encoding amino acid adenylation domain-containing protein, giving the protein MTQQNSNSENSTREKLDYEPIAIVGMGCRFPGGANDPYQFWDNIKDGVDCLEPTPKSRWNTETYFSKVKGKKGKINTRWGGYIDGLDEFDPLFFGISPREADYMDPQQRKLLEVTWEAIEEGGLKPSELSGKAVGVYIGGFTLDYKILQFTNPNFNNIDAHTATGVMMTMLSNRISYIYNLKGPSLTVDTACSSSLVSIDLACRSLQQGDSEIALAGGVLANFAPQYTVSESQGGFLSPTGSSHALSDTANGYVRSEGVGVFVLKKLSQAEADGDNIHAVILGSAVNQDGRTHGITVPSSEAQLNLMKTAYKRANVSPGKIQYIEIHGTGTPVGDPIEAESVGNLLNIDRHSDDSCFIGSVKTNIGHTEAAAGSAGIIKTVMALKHQQIPPHLHFVNPNPAIAFDQYPYAIPTTLTPWPKHEGLALAGVNSFGFGGTNAHIVLQEYQPTPKAEISVTQQPKLLVISHNDKNSLIRQAQAYETHIQGLKDETELYHLAYSSACVREQHAYKVAFIYNGKEQLLSRLADYTAEKSNEGVFVEQTQTEQSNLVWVFTGMGPQWWGMGHELYKTEPVYRETLDKIDDEFSKWVDWSLKDELFTSEDQSKMAETWLAQTANFAVQVALAELWKSYGIQPKAIVGHSTGEVAAFYLAGVYSLEDAVKIVIHRSRLQHLTRGMGKMLAVGLSEQAVMPYLAPHEPNVSIGAINSPGAVTLTGDADALGNIAQQLQAQEIFNKFLRVEVPYHSVIMEKIKDELFESLADLSPQVAHTDLYSTVTGEKITGEEGDAEYWWRNVREPVAFAKAISAIFIDDFQYFLEIGPHPVLAASIGEIATSLEAESRVLYSIRRKFPEQTDFYGVLASLNGLGFQLDWNTMYPNGHFVRMPRYQWRQDKHWYETPFYQTLRQGEVHQPLLGVKNAQTYNLWDSDVSLEKYPYLNDHVIQDSCLFPAAGYIEMIYAALNQHWGAGFYSIDNLRIDKGVFLSDDKNPDLKLVIDEPQSKLKIISRSVAMDTESSNDPLVQEDQHISGFIRSRGVKHLAPAINLDSKRNNSHKSIDKETCYGLLAQFDYQYGHHFQSIETAYLSENQVLAKIVLSSKLDSAGYHLHPALLDACLQTLLINEIEGLSAPEDFVVRLPIAINEININAEIGDQFWCLTEIISRDEEKIIGNLSLCNDQGEVLGVLKGFNAQAVDSVAGGMNTNTIDSWLYQTQWMEQELGEINTLALKKAYLIFADDGGIAETLTEKLRGKGSAVCLVNSAQAYSMATDFNRASLRTNNFSQLGQCVHDFYQQYGADSGIIHCLGLDATPSFDEMGARELEQLKKMRLHSLLLLSKVIVETEIKGKLWILSSNGHVVTEDAENLNAIAASMIGISRVLAQHELCENWGAHIDLDSESNSDNVILELGLDSEEEISYRQQRRYSNRLVAPETLKRPFPVHLKTDACYLVAGGFGAIGHLVCKLLIHRGARRLLLITRSAFPKRETWQHIDSDHRLYERIKFIKELEAMGAEVILADIDVTQDRELRYYFDDFAQRGYPPIRGVFFCTGVVKDTLISAMETDDFDEVYDTKTIGALTLHQCLKKAPLDYFVLFSSIAAQVTTAGQVNYASANSFLDALAHYRCSQGLPALSINWGPWAIGMIKELGLGHHYKEQRGMPPILPDAGIKVLERILTLPNPQLSVCDAQWNKVLAWYPKKPHLFKELVTKDERDEDAGDFLSCYLNCEANERKNLVETEFKTLVATILRTDIANLNATDTLVALGIDSIMGVELNNRLLGHFGERLSVVKLLGNLNITQLAAELNEKIILLAASKTKAIANEVSLDVGVETDDNCLCTNATSCNAEIEDEYPLSFGQKAIWFTHQLNPLSAAYNIGGVMHIPSVLKLDILDKAINGVVQRHPGLRANFYVVEGEPVQRIYAHRPFEFTVVDVANQDWESIRQQVIEDNQHPFDLENDSLLRIRLYRQAEDSYYFAITIYHIVSDAWSNYKFLNEMQDLYARYLKEETIKIERPKASYRDFVEWESRLINSIRGSGLYKFWRNRLPENIPQLALETDKKRPLVMTNNGASYNFEINADLTKQLQTLARNEGATMFMALLSLYYTLMHKYTQQNDIIIGSPVAGRTQAEFAEVYGYFVNPLPLWVNFDQNPNFVTLLKDVRETTLMGLENQEFPFSLLVDRLEIEHDPSRTAIFQVMFVLLNHQVDRTHIDENNVAHYDGFPMQLLQMPEEEGQFDITLSVYEEKGVYYATFKYNTDLFVESTIVRMAEHFLEIAKQAVATPQTAVSTYHLPTPNEQTLLKQWSGVETQAAPIDRQNFISVHQTIEGIAQTAANQMAVQMTNDSGESDGITYAQLNADANQMAHALKAEGVNHGDVVGLYLKKSPKLIIALLACLKVGASYLVLDGDLPIERLKQMLEISATSCLLKASHAVDTSTLEIKAYAVDELGSDHSKENLNLTLSPEQGAYIVFTSGSTGRPKAVLVTQENIATMATAWKNQYTLENTHVHLQMAHISFDVFCGDWIRALSNGKTLQLCPRNSVLNMPLLLETIETNQVDFAEFVPTVIRKLVSYAQQKGKKLPFKMLVIASERWTLEDYHALLTVTDARIFNSYGTSETTIDSTFFEVTTDSIASLHDLSEGIPIGRPFENNTVYVLDNTLNPVPVGIVGELYIGGSGVCKGYVNESEQTEALFIPDPFNRESEQYLYKTGDIVKWDEQGQLHFLGRKDTQVKVRGHRIELSEIENTVLAYQNIEQAVIVIQNNATQEPCLCAYYQVMADTTVDENNLQRHIAEHLPSYMMPEFFQQIDKLPELDNGKVNLNALPKPQRISSSNFQAPETLYEIKMAEIWGKMLGTQSVGVYDDFFELGGNSLYLIELMIQIQDVFNIKITVNQLFKLSTLAGMSKTVEEVITGKIEGALPYICYNEQPNNPQYLFSFPPAGGYSIVYETLAAHLPPHSLLSFNYLTDEDKISQYASLISGLQPQGDIKLFGYSLGGNLAFEVGVELEKQGRQVSDIIIMDSYRIVDDLTISDELLTDFKMELREHFKKHTGSDKVEEHTMAQANNYIDFSYQQKNLQLTNAAVHYIVENNDADPHRENKLKSWEGSSKTQTELYVGTGRHEDMLLGENAKIHADLIQTILKKI; this is encoded by the coding sequence GGCTCCTCTCATGCCTTATCTGACACTGCTAATGGTTATGTTCGTTCCGAAGGGGTCGGGGTTTTTGTTCTTAAAAAACTGTCTCAAGCCGAGGCCGATGGGGATAATATCCATGCGGTTATTTTAGGCAGTGCGGTTAATCAAGATGGACGAACCCATGGAATTACCGTTCCTAGTTCTGAAGCCCAATTAAATTTAATGAAAACCGCTTATAAGCGGGCAAATGTTTCGCCAGGAAAAATACAATATATTGAAATTCATGGGACGGGAACGCCTGTCGGTGATCCTATTGAAGCCGAGTCTGTTGGAAATTTACTAAATATTGATCGTCACTCAGATGACTCTTGTTTTATCGGTTCGGTTAAAACCAATATAGGCCATACAGAAGCGGCGGCGGGTTCAGCTGGAATTATAAAAACAGTGATGGCGTTAAAACATCAGCAAATTCCCCCGCATTTGCATTTTGTTAATCCGAATCCTGCTATTGCATTTGATCAATACCCCTACGCGATTCCAACAACATTAACACCTTGGCCTAAACATGAAGGCTTAGCACTTGCAGGGGTTAACTCATTTGGGTTTGGTGGAACTAATGCTCATATCGTACTCCAAGAATATCAACCCACTCCGAAAGCTGAGATTAGCGTAACCCAACAGCCTAAATTATTGGTTATTAGTCACAATGATAAAAATTCGTTAATTCGTCAAGCACAGGCTTATGAAACGCATATTCAAGGGCTTAAGGATGAAACGGAACTCTATCATTTAGCGTATAGCAGTGCTTGTGTCCGTGAACAACATGCTTATAAGGTGGCCTTTATTTATAACGGTAAAGAACAGCTTTTAAGTCGTTTAGCGGACTATACCGCAGAAAAATCGAATGAAGGGGTTTTTGTTGAGCAAACTCAAACTGAACAATCAAATTTAGTCTGGGTATTTACGGGAATGGGGCCTCAGTGGTGGGGAATGGGGCATGAACTGTATAAAACTGAGCCTGTTTATCGTGAGACCCTTGATAAAATTGATGATGAATTTTCAAAATGGGTGGATTGGTCATTAAAAGATGAATTATTTACCTCAGAAGATCAGTCTAAAATGGCTGAGACTTGGTTGGCACAAACGGCTAACTTTGCCGTACAAGTTGCCTTAGCTGAGTTATGGAAATCTTATGGTATTCAGCCCAAAGCGATTGTTGGACATAGCACGGGTGAGGTAGCCGCTTTTTACTTAGCGGGTGTTTATAGTCTAGAAGATGCGGTAAAAATTGTTATTCACCGTAGTCGTTTGCAGCATTTAACACGCGGCATGGGAAAAATGTTAGCGGTAGGATTGTCGGAACAAGCGGTAATGCCTTACCTTGCTCCACATGAGCCGAATGTTTCTATTGGTGCGATTAATAGCCCAGGTGCCGTCACGTTAACAGGCGATGCGGATGCCTTGGGAAACATTGCACAACAATTACAGGCACAAGAAATATTTAATAAATTTTTACGCGTCGAAGTGCCTTACCATAGTGTTATTATGGAAAAAATTAAGGATGAATTATTCGAGTCGTTAGCTGATCTTTCGCCTCAAGTAGCGCATACCGATTTATATTCAACCGTCACGGGTGAAAAAATAACGGGTGAAGAAGGGGATGCTGAATACTGGTGGCGTAATGTTCGTGAACCTGTTGCTTTTGCTAAAGCCATTTCGGCTATTTTTATAGATGATTTTCAGTATTTTCTTGAAATCGGTCCCCATCCTGTTCTTGCGGCTTCTATTGGTGAAATAGCAACCAGTTTAGAGGCAGAAAGTCGAGTGTTGTACTCCATTCGTCGTAAATTTCCAGAACAAACCGATTTTTATGGGGTCTTAGCGTCGTTGAATGGTTTAGGTTTTCAGCTGGATTGGAATACGATGTATCCTAATGGACATTTTGTACGGATGCCCCGTTATCAATGGCGACAAGATAAGCATTGGTATGAAACGCCTTTTTATCAAACGTTACGTCAAGGGGAAGTACACCAGCCTTTATTGGGGGTTAAGAATGCTCAAACCTATAATTTATGGGATAGTGATGTTAGTTTGGAAAAATATCCGTACCTAAACGATCACGTTATTCAAGATAGCTGCTTATTTCCTGCGGCAGGTTATATTGAAATGATCTATGCTGCCTTGAATCAGCATTGGGGCGCGGGTTTTTACAGTATTGATAACCTAAGAATAGACAAAGGTGTTTTTCTCAGTGATGATAAAAATCCTGACTTAAAATTGGTTATTGATGAACCCCAATCAAAACTTAAAATTATTAGTCGCTCTGTGGCGATGGATACCGAGAGTTCAAACGATCCGTTGGTACAAGAAGACCAGCATATTAGTGGCTTTATTCGTAGTCGTGGGGTAAAACATTTAGCTCCTGCCATCAATCTTGATTCTAAACGGAATAACAGTCATAAATCCATTGATAAAGAAACCTGTTATGGATTATTAGCTCAGTTTGATTATCAATACGGCCATCATTTTCAATCTATTGAAACGGCTTATTTAAGTGAAAATCAAGTACTCGCAAAAATTGTACTTTCATCGAAATTAGATAGTGCGGGTTATCACTTACATCCAGCTTTATTAGATGCGTGTTTACAAACCTTATTGATTAATGAAATTGAGGGGCTTTCCGCACCAGAAGATTTTGTGGTTCGATTGCCGATTGCCATTAACGAAATTAATATTAATGCAGAAATAGGCGATCAATTTTGGTGTTTAACTGAAATCATTTCGCGTGATGAAGAAAAGATTATTGGTAACTTAAGTTTATGTAATGACCAAGGTGAGGTTTTAGGGGTCTTAAAGGGATTTAATGCACAAGCCGTGGATTCCGTTGCGGGGGGAATGAATACGAACACGATTGATAGTTGGTTATATCAAACCCAATGGATGGAACAAGAGCTAGGAGAAATTAATACGCTGGCTTTGAAGAAAGCCTATTTAATTTTTGCGGATGACGGAGGCATTGCTGAAACATTAACTGAAAAACTACGGGGCAAAGGCTCGGCAGTTTGTTTGGTTAATTCCGCTCAAGCTTATAGCATGGCAACGGATTTTAATCGGGCTAGTTTACGGACTAATAATTTTTCGCAACTAGGCCAATGTGTACACGATTTTTATCAACAGTATGGTGCAGATAGTGGCATTATTCATTGTTTAGGTTTAGACGCGACCCCTTCATTTGATGAAATGGGTGCAAGAGAACTTGAACAACTGAAAAAAATGCGTTTACACTCCTTGTTATTATTATCAAAAGTTATTGTAGAAACTGAAATTAAAGGCAAACTTTGGATCCTAAGTAGCAATGGACACGTTGTTACCGAAGATGCTGAGAATTTAAATGCTATTGCCGCCTCTATGATTGGTATTAGCCGTGTTTTAGCGCAACATGAACTGTGTGAAAACTGGGGTGCGCATATTGATTTGGATTCTGAATCAAATAGTGACAATGTCATATTAGAGTTAGGGCTTGATAGCGAAGAAGAAATTAGTTATCGACAACAGCGACGTTATAGCAATCGTTTAGTGGCCCCTGAAACGTTAAAACGTCCTTTTCCTGTTCATTTGAAAACAGATGCGTGTTATTTAGTCGCAGGTGGATTTGGTGCAATTGGACATTTAGTTTGTAAGCTTTTAATTCACCGTGGCGCACGACGCTTATTATTAATTACGCGCAGTGCATTTCCAAAACGGGAAACGTGGCAGCATATTGATAGCGATCATCGTTTGTATGAACGGATTAAGTTCATTAAGGAATTGGAGGCGATGGGGGCTGAGGTTATTTTAGCGGATATTGATGTGACTCAAGATCGCGAGCTACGCTATTATTTTGATGATTTTGCTCAACGAGGTTACCCGCCTATACGGGGCGTTTTCTTTTGTACAGGGGTGGTTAAAGATACTTTGATTTCTGCCATGGAAACCGATGATTTTGATGAAGTTTATGATACGAAAACAATTGGCGCACTGACGTTACATCAGTGTTTAAAGAAAGCCCCCTTAGATTATTTTGTTTTGTTTTCATCCATTGCCGCTCAAGTCACAACCGCAGGACAAGTCAATTATGCCAGTGCGAATAGTTTTTTAGATGCACTCGCTCATTACCGTTGTAGTCAAGGCTTACCTGCATTGAGTATTAATTGGGGGCCTTGGGCCATTGGGATGATTAAAGAATTGGGCTTAGGGCATCATTATAAAGAACAACGAGGAATGCCCCCCATTTTACCCGATGCGGGCATTAAAGTATTAGAGCGAATTTTAACGCTGCCTAATCCCCAGTTATCGGTTTGTGATGCTCAATGGAATAAAGTGTTGGCGTGGTACCCTAAAAAACCGCATCTCTTTAAAGAATTGGTTACCAAAGATGAGAGGGATGAAGATGCGGGTGATTTTTTATCGTGCTATTTAAACTGTGAAGCCAATGAGCGAAAAAATTTAGTTGAAACTGAGTTCAAAACCTTAGTGGCTACCATTCTACGTACAGATATAGCGAATTTAAATGCAACCGATACCTTAGTTGCTTTAGGGATCGACTCTATTATGGGGGTGGAATTAAATAATCGCTTGTTAGGACATTTTGGAGAACGGTTAAGTGTCGTGAAGTTATTGGGAAATTTAAATATTACTCAGTTAGCCGCAGAATTGAATGAAAAAATAATTTTATTAGCGGCATCAAAAACGAAAGCGATAGCAAACGAAGTGAGTCTTGATGTAGGGGTAGAGACTGATGATAATTGTTTGTGTACGAACGCAACGAGTTGTAATGCTGAAATTGAAGATGAATACCCTTTATCTTTTGGGCAAAAAGCGATTTGGTTTACCCATCAGCTTAATCCTCTCAGTGCGGCTTATAACATTGGTGGCGTGATGCATATTCCATCTGTCTTAAAACTGGATATATTAGATAAAGCCATAAACGGGGTGGTACAACGTCATCCAGGGTTACGCGCAAATTTTTATGTGGTGGAGGGTGAGCCCGTACAACGTATCTATGCGCATCGACCTTTTGAATTTACCGTAGTTGATGTGGCCAATCAAGATTGGGAAAGTATTCGTCAACAGGTGATTGAAGATAATCAACATCCTTTTGATTTAGAAAATGATTCATTGTTACGTATTCGACTTTATCGTCAAGCCGAAGACAGTTATTATTTTGCGATTACGATTTATCATATCGTTTCTGACGCGTGGTCAAATTATAAATTTTTAAATGAGATGCAAGATTTATATGCTCGCTATCTCAAAGAAGAGACTATCAAAATTGAACGACCTAAGGCCAGTTATCGTGATTTTGTCGAATGGGAATCGCGTTTAATTAATAGTATTCGAGGGTCAGGACTCTATAAATTTTGGCGTAATCGTTTACCTGAAAATATTCCTCAATTGGCCTTAGAAACGGATAAAAAACGCCCGTTAGTCATGACCAATAATGGGGCCTCTTATAATTTTGAAATTAATGCAGACTTAACAAAACAGCTACAAACGCTTGCTAGAAATGAAGGGGCCACTATGTTTATGGCCTTGTTGAGTCTTTATTACACATTGATGCACAAGTACACGCAGCAAAATGACATTATTATTGGTAGTCCTGTTGCAGGACGGACACAGGCAGAGTTTGCAGAGGTTTATGGTTACTTTGTGAACCCATTGCCTTTATGGGTTAATTTTGATCAAAACCCAAATTTTGTTACCTTACTTAAAGACGTTCGTGAAACCACTTTAATGGGGTTGGAAAATCAAGAGTTTCCATTTTCATTATTAGTTGATCGTTTAGAAATAGAACATGACCCCAGTCGTACGGCAATATTTCAAGTGATGTTTGTATTACTCAATCATCAAGTTGATCGGACTCATATTGATGAAAATAATGTTGCGCATTATGATGGTTTTCCTATGCAATTATTGCAAATGCCCGAGGAAGAAGGTCAATTTGATATAACCTTATCGGTTTATGAAGAAAAAGGGGTTTACTATGCTACGTTTAAATACAACACCGATTTATTTGTTGAATCAACCATTGTTCGTATGGCGGAGCATTTCTTAGAAATTGCTAAGCAAGCCGTTGCAACGCCTCAAACGGCAGTATCCACTTATCATTTACCCACGCCTAATGAACAAACCTTATTAAAACAATGGTCTGGGGTTGAGACGCAAGCCGCTCCAATAGATAGACAAAATTTTATTTCTGTTCATCAAACCATTGAAGGCATTGCTCAAACAGCGGCTAATCAAATGGCTGTTCAAATGACGAATGATTCAGGCGAAAGTGACGGGATAACGTATGCTCAACTGAATGCTGATGCGAATCAAATGGCTCACGCGCTCAAAGCGGAAGGGGTTAATCACGGTGATGTTGTTGGCTTATATCTGAAAAAATCGCCTAAATTAATAATCGCTTTACTTGCTTGTTTAAAAGTAGGGGCAAGTTATCTTGTTTTAGACGGTGATTTACCGATAGAGCGTTTAAAGCAGATGCTTGAAATTTCTGCAACGAGCTGTTTATTAAAAGCAAGTCATGCGGTTGATACCTCAACCTTGGAAATTAAAGCCTATGCTGTTGATGAACTAGGCTCCGATCATTCCAAGGAGAATCTCAATCTAACGCTTAGTCCAGAGCAAGGGGCTTATATTGTTTTTACATCGGGATCAACAGGTCGCCCTAAAGCGGTCTTGGTGACCCAAGAAAATATTGCGACGATGGCAACCGCGTGGAAAAATCAATATACACTTGAAAACACGCACGTCCATCTGCAAATGGCGCATATTAGTTTTGATGTTTTTTGTGGTGATTGGATTCGAGCGTTGAGTAATGGTAAAACGCTGCAACTTTGTCCGCGTAATAGCGTATTAAATATGCCGTTGCTATTGGAAACTATTGAGACTAATCAAGTCGATTTTGCTGAATTTGTTCCAACTGTTATTCGTAAACTGGTGAGTTATGCGCAACAAAAAGGTAAAAAACTTCCATTCAAAATGCTGGTTATCGCTTCAGAACGTTGGACATTAGAAGATTATCACGCGTTGCTAACCGTGACCGATGCTCGAATATTTAACTCTTATGGAACCTCTGAAACTACGATTGATAGTACTTTTTTTGAAGTCACCACCGATTCAATTGCATCACTACATGATTTAAGTGAGGGTATCCCTATTGGTCGCCCGTTTGAAAATAATACTGTTTATGTTTTAGATAATACGTTAAACCCTGTTCCTGTGGGGATCGTCGGTGAACTTTATATCGGGGGATCGGGCGTTTGTAAGGGGTATGTGAATGAGAGTGAGCAAACAGAGGCTTTATTTATTCCTGATCCATTTAACCGTGAATCGGAGCAATATCTTTATAAAACAGGGGATATTGTTAAATGGGATGAGCAAGGTCAATTGCATTTTTTAGGACGTAAAGATACGCAAGTCAAGGTCCGAGGGCATCGAATTGAACTCAGTGAAATTGAAAATACGGTGTTAGCTTATCAAAATATTGAACAAGCGGTTATCGTTATTCAAAATAACGCAACACAAGAGCCGTGTTTGTGTGCTTATTATCAAGTGATGGCGGATACAACGGTTGATGAAAATAATTTACAGCGTCATATTGCAGAACATTTACCAAGCTATATGATGCCTGAATTTTTTCAACAAATTGATAAATTACCTGAACTTGATAACGGTAAAGTTAATTTAAATGCCCTTCCTAAACCACAGCGAATTAGTTCATCTAATTTTCAAGCCCCCGAAACCTTGTATGAAATTAAAATGGCTGAAATTTGGGGGAAAATGCTAGGAACACAATCTGTGGGGGTTTATGATGATTTCTTTGAATTAGGCGGAAATTCACTGTATTTAATTGAATTAATGATTCAAATTCAGGATGTTTTTAATATTAAAATCACCGTTAATCAACTGTTTAAGCTTTCAACATTAGCAGGGATGTCAAAAACAGTCGAAGAAGTGATTACAGGTAAAATTGAAGGGGCGTTACCTTATATTTGTTACAATGAACAGCCTAATAATCCCCAGTATTTATTTAGCTTTCCACCAGCGGGGGGCTATAGTATTGTTTATGAAACGCTGGCAGCCCACTTACCGCCCCACTCATTATTATCTTTTAATTACTTAACAGATGAGGATAAAATCAGCCAGTATGCGTCGTTAATTTCAGGATTACAGCCACAGGGTGATATTAAATTATTTGGTTATTCTTTAGGTGGAAATCTTGCTTTTGAAGTTGGCGTAGAGCTAGAAAAACAAGGTCGTCAAGTCAGTGACATTATTATTATGGACTCTTATCGAATTGTCGATGATTTAACAATTTCGGATGAATTATTGACCGATTTTAAAATGGAATTACGTGAACATTTTAAAAAGCATACAGGGTCTGATAAAGTTGAAGAACACACGATGGCACAGGCGAATAACTATATTGATTTTAGTTATCAACAAAAAAATCTACAATTAACCAATGCGGCCGTGCATTATATTGTTGAAAATAATGATGCCGATCCTCATCGTGAAAATAAACTTAAAAGTTGGGAAGGCAGTTCAAAGACGCAAACAGAACTTTATGTGGGTACAGGTCGTCATGAAGATATGCTATTAGGTGAAAATGCTAAAATTCATGCGGATTTAATTCAAACTATTTTGAAAAAAATATAG
- a CDS encoding NAD(P)/FAD-dependent oxidoreductase: MSSRKKVLIIGGGLGGLSTGCYAQMNGYESEIFEMHEIPGGCCTAWERRKKYTFDCCISWLLGSGPGNEMHQIWLELGAIQGKEIRNFEIFNTIEHPDGRKIHFYSNPDKLYSHLMEVAPKDEKIIKEFCEGIRKFQKCLAVYPFLKPVGLMGFWERSLMMAKFLPYFNVIRKSISMLMTDFSAQCQDPFLREAFNFIFFEKMPNFPVLPFYFNLASHANASAGVPEHGSLGLANSIAARYESLAGKIHYNKKVETILVENDKAIGVAFADGSQEFADIIVSACDGYTTYYKMLKGQYLSETYERLYSKTINEKEMIFPGYFILFLGLNKAWSEFDRCSSHLLSEDECKQLVGITHPSINVQLRSDYYPELVPEGQSVLYITYFCDIDPWRVLNEDRSESREVQRKDKTYYTKHVKRSKAYHSTKKDVSRFLIDYLDKKHPGLKDSIDCMDTSTPMTQVRYTGNYNGTVLGWQPFVDGGETLEEEVKKNGVGLPGLENFYLSGVWATTGGLIRAAAAGRHVTQFICKDDNKDFVASLPTESL, encoded by the coding sequence ATGTCATCACGAAAAAAAGTGCTTATTATTGGTGGAGGGCTAGGGGGATTATCCACGGGCTGTTATGCGCAAATGAATGGTTATGAGAGTGAAATTTTTGAGATGCATGAAATTCCTGGGGGGTGTTGTACGGCGTGGGAACGTCGTAAAAAATATACCTTTGATTGTTGTATTAGCTGGTTATTAGGCAGTGGACCGGGTAATGAAATGCACCAAATATGGTTAGAACTTGGAGCCATTCAAGGGAAGGAAATTAGAAATTTTGAAATTTTTAATACCATAGAGCATCCTGATGGGCGCAAAATTCATTTTTATTCTAACCCTGATAAACTTTACAGCCATTTAATGGAGGTTGCCCCTAAGGATGAAAAAATTATTAAAGAGTTTTGTGAGGGCATTCGGAAGTTTCAAAAATGCTTGGCGGTTTATCCTTTTTTAAAACCAGTCGGTCTTATGGGGTTTTGGGAAAGATCGCTAATGATGGCAAAATTTTTACCGTATTTCAATGTCATTCGGAAATCAATTTCTATGTTGATGACCGACTTTTCAGCACAATGTCAAGATCCTTTTTTACGCGAAGCCTTTAATTTCATTTTCTTTGAGAAAATGCCTAATTTTCCTGTGTTACCGTTTTATTTTAACTTAGCCAGTCATGCGAATGCGTCGGCAGGTGTGCCTGAACATGGATCTTTAGGGTTAGCCAATTCAATTGCAGCGCGTTATGAGTCGTTGGCAGGGAAAATTCATTACAATAAAAAAGTTGAAACGATTTTAGTTGAAAATGATAAGGCTATTGGGGTTGCGTTTGCCGATGGTAGCCAAGAATTTGCCGATATTATTGTTTCCGCCTGTGATGGCTATACGACGTATTATAAAATGTTAAAAGGGCAGTATTTAAGTGAAACCTATGAGCGTCTTTATTCCAAAACCATTAATGAAAAGGAAATGATTTTTCCGGGTTATTTCATTTTGTTTTTAGGGTTAAATAAAGCATGGTCGGAATTTGATCGTTGTAGCTCACATTTATTATCAGAAGATGAGTGTAAACAGTTAGTTGGAATTACCCATCCTAGTATTAATGTGCAATTACGCAGTGATTATTATCCAGAACTTGTTCCTGAGGGGCAATCGGTATTATATATCACCTATTTTTGTGATATAGACCCTTGGCGCGTGCTTAATGAAGATCGTTCAGAATCAAGAGAAGTGCAGCGTAAGGATAAAACGTATTACACTAAGCATGTCAAGCGAAGCAAAGCCTATCATTCCACTAAAAAAGACGTTTCTCGGTTTTTAATTGATTATTTAGATAAAAAACACCCTGGGTTAAAAGACTCTATTGATTGCATGGATACATCAACTCCGATGACGCAGGTTAGATATACAGGCAATTACAATGGCACGGTCTTAGGATGGCAACCCTTTGTTGATGGTGGCGAAACTTTGGAGGAAGAAGTGAAAAAAAATGGGGTAGGATTACCAGGTCTTGAAAACTTTTATCTTTCAGGGGTTTGGGCGACTACAGGAGGCTTAATTCGTGCTGCAGCCGCAGGACGGCATGTAACCCAATTTATTTGTAAAGATGATAATAAAGACTTTGTGGCTTCTTTGCCGACAGAATCTCTATAA